The following nucleotide sequence is from Populus trichocarpa isolate Nisqually-1 chromosome 11, P.trichocarpa_v4.1, whole genome shotgun sequence.
GTGTTTCATCGCAGTTCCATTTGTCGTCTTCATGGAACTGCACATCCCGTGTAATTGTAATCTTCTGGGTTTGAGGGAGGTATACTTTATAGGCTTTAGAAATTGTGCTATAGCCAACAAAGATACCTTGCATTGCCTTCTTGTCCAGCTTGTCCCTCTTAATCTGTGGAATGTGAACAAAACATGTGCTGCCAAAAACCTTAAGAAAACTAAGTGAGGGTTTGTACTTATACCACACTTCAAAAGGAGTTTTTTCTGCCAAAAGCTTTGTTGGGAGACGATTTTACAGGAATACTGCTGTGTTAGCAGCTTCTGCCCAAAAAAATTTAGGCAAGTTCTTCTCATGTAGCATGCATCTAGCCATCTCCATTATGTATCGATTTCTTCTCTCACTAACCCCATTCTGCTCTGGAGTGTAAGGGGTTGTGAGTTGATGCTCAATGCCAGCTTCTTCACAATAAAGATTGAATTCTGTTGATGTGTATTCTCTGCCATTGTCTGAACGAATTGCTTGAATTCTGCAGTTGCTTTGATTCTCCACATTCTTCTTGAATCTCCAGAAAATTCCAGCCACCTCTGATTtgaatttcatgaaataaatccaGCACATTCGAGAGAAATCGTCAATAAACAGCAGGTAATATTTACTGCCATTTAATGATGGTGTGCTTAGAGGACCAGCCACATCGGTATGAATCAGCTGCAGCTTTTGGGATGATCTCCAAGTTGATCTCGGAAATGATTTTCTATTCTGCTTACCAAACTGACAAGCATAACAGTTCAATGTAATTTCAGTAAATGGAGGTATACCTCTGACAGCCTCAGAATTCTTCATGGTAAGCATCCTTTGTTGATGGCAGTGTCCCAACCTTTTGTGCCATAACTTAGTATAATTGAGTTTTGTTGGGAAAGCATTATGCTCCTCCTCAAATGGCAGAAATGAGAAACTTTTGCTCTTCATTCTAACTTGTAGAATTTTACACCCAGCAGCATAAAAAATACAGCAatgttgattttcaaaaatcacCTTCATTCCTTTCTCAATTAATTGCCCCACACTCAACAAATTCTGATCTATATTAGGCACATAAAGAACATCTGCAATTGTTTTTGTACCTGAATTTGTTGTGATGGCAATTGTTCCCTTTCCCTTTGCTTCAATGCATTCACCATTTCCAATTCTGACTTTTGCAGCTTCTGTAGGCTGCAAATTTCGGAAAAGACTTTTATCAAAAGTCATGTGGTTGGTGCAACCACTATCAATTAGCCAATGGTCTGAGGTGGTTTGAACCGAGAAGCATGCAGCCACAAACATCTGATCCTCATCATCTTGGTTCAGCGACTTgagcatcttcttcttgtttttgatttttgaatctGCATATTATTGCCTCATGTCCTAGTTGATTGCACTTGTTGCACCTTGCATCAGGCCTCTTCCAGCATTTGAATAGGTGGGTGACCACTCTTGTTGCAGTGTTGACAAGGTGGAAAAttccttttaataaattttccttTGTTGTAACCTTGATTTGGTTTAATGCTGCCTGAAGCTGCGTTCTTCCTGAAGAACTTCTTCTTGTCATAGTCTGCAAATTTTGCTTGCAAAGCACCTTCAATTGCATGATCCTGCCTCATAAGCCTTCTCTGCTCCTGAGCTTGTAAGGCATTTAGCAACTCTGTCAATGTAATTTTTGACAGGTCTTTAGTATTCTCCAATGTTGTAACTGAAGCTTCATACTTTTCTGGTACTGTGACCAGAAGTTTTTCAACAATTCTGGAATCTGCAAATGATGTTCCCAGCAGCCTAACTCTGTTAGCAATCCCCATCAATTTGTCTGAGTACTCCTTTATAGTCTCAGAATCCTTCATCCTTTGCAGCTCAAATTCACGTATCAAGTTTAAGCTTTGCATTCCACGAATTCTTTCATCTCCTGCATATTCCTTCTTCAAGTAATCCCAAACATCCTTTGCTGATTGAAGTGACATGATCCTGGTGAAAATGGTTGTGGAAACAGCAGCAAACAGACATGCCTTCGCCTTCGATTTCTTGGTCTTTCTCTCCTTATGACTTTTGATCTGAGTCATAGTTGGATTATTAGGCAGTGGTGGCACCTCATAATCCTCTTCAACAGCTTCCTACAAATCTAAGGCTTCTAGGTGAGTTTCCATTCTTACTGCCCATAGTTGAAAATTCTCTCCATTGAAGATTGGAGGagaaatatgggtgaaacttgATTCAGAATCCATCACAGGCCCTTCAAGAAAATTGCTTTGATACCAATTGAAAGAGTTtgaagagattgaaaaaaagaagtgaaaaacAGAATGCAGATTTTGATTTGAACAGTGGAAGTTTTTACTGTTTTATTGAACTGAAAAATATCGTTGATTGCTTACACATTTCAGCAATCTTTACACGTTTAAATAGACTTGAAACAAACTGAAATTGCTGGTTTGTAGCACTACAATGTGCCACGTTCAGCTGACCACTAACATGACCACTAACATAAATGTACCATGTTCAGCTAACAACATAATTGACTCCTAAAGACTAGTTCATGTCCTGAAGACCAGCTCTAGTCTTTTATTTCAGcagaattaaaataacaaagacagacaatactaaaataaaacaaaggcaGCAACTTAAGGCATAActccaacaatatatatatatatatataacaaagatAACAATAAGACAGAATTGGTGTCAATCTAAGCGTGCTTCTGTGCCAACTCCAGTATGCACTGGCTGAGTTCCTTAGGCTTAGAAAAGACTGCCATATGATCTGCAGGAATCTCCATCACTTCCTTAACCTCATTTTGTTCAATCATGTAGCGTTGCAACGACGGAGAAAGCAATATATCCTCAGTACAGACAATATAAACTCGGGGAACGgatccatatctgtcttcaGTGAACTTGTTTGCTTTGGACAGACTTTCAACGAACATTGATCCTGGTCTGTTTAAAAGCGCTTGGAGAGTAAGATCCTGCGATATTGAACAAGAAAAGTATCTTAAGAACAAGTACTACATAGTTAATTTCTACTGTATATATGGAATAGCTGAGCggttcaagttttaaaatttgtgTACTGCACCTCAATTGGGGTGAGCTGAAACGGCGTGGATGAAACCACTGCAGTGTCTTGCTCTTCGTCTGCACCGGAAATGCTTTCAATAAACTAACAAATTGGCCAAAAAAACCGGTTTCGTCGATGTCAGAGATTAAAACACAGTAATGTTCATGCAAGacattaaaatgaaatgattgttattgtaaaactatttaaacacacCGTCCGTAGCGAGCAAGTAATTAAGCAAGTACCTTCTCTAACATATACGATGGCTGGTGCTGAGTATCAGGCAAGATTGCAGTAACAAAAACAGCAAGAGAAATCTTCTCTGGGAACTTCTCCATGGCGAAGGCCAGGTTCAAGCCACCCAAACTATGGCCCACCAATacaaccttttcattttcaggTAAGTTGGCCATGAACTCAATCAAGGGCTCGTTATACTGGTCAAAAGTTCGAACTTCTTCGAGTGTTTTTGTGTTCACCCCTGATGCACTCATGTCAAGAGCTGTGATGCTGTGGCCGGCTGCCTCTAGCATTGGCTTCACCTTGTACCACACCCAAGCTCCTGCGGAAGAACCGTGTATTAAAACAAGATGGGCTGCTTGGTTGTTGATGTCTCCCATTCTTTTTGGTTCGGCTAATTGATAGAACGTAATAATGTAATGTAATGGATTTTTGGTTTGGCTAATTACCAACGTAATAGTATTGCAATGGCTTGGTAGTGCCTAATGATCTTGATGCTTGGAGGTATATAAAGAGAGAGTACCATGCATGTATAGAAAAGTCGACATTTGAAAATTCCAAGCGGGATGATTTTGACCAAGAAATCCTAGGCACTATCTTCTTTGACTagtcattcattcattcattcattcatgcaTGCATTCTTGATATACCCAGGCATTCTTGAAATTGAAGAAtgccaaaaatatattaaaagggaAGCTGAAAGACAAATGTTTGCGAGATGAAAGACAAATGTTTCCTCATTATTTGTCTTTCAGCTTTAAATGACTAGTCTTATATTCTTTGTAGAATAACTTCCAAAAAATGGCCAACTAGACTTTTCTTCTTTGACAACGTTCAATAATTCTTCTCACACAGTTATAGACTCTTGCCCAACACATGTGGTAGCTAGACCCTTgcttaactttcttttttggcATTTAGTTTTTcctattattaaaatatataaatacaacTTTTGGGTTGTTTTATGTGCTTCTATCGATAAATACAAGGCCCTGTTTGTTTGTAAGAAAGTAGtttatttttggaaagtgaattccaggaaagtattttccgatgtttggtagtgtaatggaaaataagttagaaaacattttccagtatttggttatgtcatggaaaatgagctggaaaataacttattaatgttttatttttctcatgtttattaaaataatgaggaacaaatcttacaaattaaaaagttgaatgagaataaaattgaaaaaatatataatttcataaattatctcaaataaaataaataataatcaaaataatagagatcaaatctaaaaaattaaaaaaaaaatgaaagatgaagaaattaaaataaaactaattaacatttcataaattatttcaaattaaataagtaacaatcaaaagaatgaggaccaaatttgatagataaaaaaattcaataaaaaaatgataaggaaaaagcaaatagcaattataaaaataaggaccaaaattaatataaaaaataaattttaagagatgaaattgaaaaataaatattcaaaacaaattatatatagcaatcaaaagtttgaggatcaaatttgatataatcagcaaataatgacatttctaaattttttacaacttccggaaagtgttttccgcccaaattttctaggaaaacactttcctgaaaaccaagccaaattttcctttgactggaaagtgttttccgttgaccaacttttctaatggcaaacaaacacaggaaagtttggaaagtggtttcccggaaaccactttccggaaaacaaatacagccaaaagggaaaacactttcctggaaaccaaaccaaatttttctttgactggaaagtgtttttcgttgaccggaaagtgtttttcgttgaccaactttcctaatggcaaacaaacacaggaaagtttggaaagtggtttcccggaaactactttccaaaaaacaaacaaggccaAATACAGGGATCCTCATCCATCCATTAGAAGAAAAGGTTCTCCTAACTACCATTTTTCTTGAACTTGCAGCAAAAACAACAGCTATCTTATTTATgctgtaaagaaaattataaaattataattatgaaatttttattgtatcaaaatattatttctaaaatattcttgGTCAATGTTCTCTTATATACTAGACATTCATTAGAGTCGTAgagattgatatatattatgttcttttctttacgAAAGGAAGAAGTTATTATCATATAAGGGATACCTAGAATTAATATGTATGTGTTTGTCATAAAATATGTATGTTGAACTAACCCGCATGAGAATTCCATATAGAAAGATCATgtatgtctatggaaaggctcacgtgACGGTACttgtgtaagtgattcttaAACTTGGGATCACTAAGtcatcttatatagaaaattttaTGCTTTGATCATGTTACAAGTTAGTGGAATGAGATTTTAAAAGAGTTTCAGATCTTATTCAAACtatcaatgactattatataCAGAACAAGcatgatttaacatggcagACATACTCCATGCTTTATTGTTAAATcggaacattattgatgaaaggatattaattacactgagaaatcgATCACTGAAAACTTAAGTTaaaccactaatgacttttataatatttaggggatcatgacacgttgctaGACGATGCACGTGATCTTCAAATAtagattaatcaattgttgaattgataataaattaaatttatttaattctatttaattataattataatttatatttatatttgggtcaacatACTagaaacctaatgggtcacacattaagaactattagttagaaattaaactgagatgCTTTAATTAACtatgacttaattaaaatatattattaaaaattaaggactagaatataattaatatagggattatatttctagacctagaaaaaatcaagtaaggactcaattgagttaatttctacagttatcctgaattaatatatggatattactTGGGGgggaaattgatattttatcaatttatagggtttttcagattttcctataaatagtaagttatgcctcttattaAGTGTGGTTGTCTGTTACATAGAAAAACCACGTAAACACAATATTAGAGCTAGCACTCTAGGCATAGcaatctctctcttctaaatagAGATTTAAAAGATTTGTCACgggtggttcgtgtggattacaATGAAGGCTAAACAATTAGATGACTTATGGTTTGCGATAACCCAACCTTTAAAGattttttcaaagcaaaaaaaaattagatcttcaagtaataaattcataaacaactctagatctgtTTGACAAGATCCTAGGGACTcctgaataattttgttttatagtttcCGCTGCATGTATGATATTCGGAAAACCCAACACGTGGAAGGCTGCTCATTTATTGGGTTAGCACCGAATTGttgccaaagtaaaaaaaaaaatagggcaCCAATTCAGTGCATTAAATTTAGCAAAGAAAATGCATTCCCATTTGGTTCTTGCAACCACAATATTGTGTAATATCGCTAGAATATTATGTGGctgtttgtttacgcggctgcGGTTGCTTTTAAAGCAAACCGCAACCTGTAAACGTTTGGTAACAAAGAACCACAATTTATTTGGTGGGGCCCAGTGCAATTCACGTTTACAATGTAGGTTTTGCCGAAGCAGCTCTTGGCTGCTTTTCTCCTTCACTGTTTActttttaagtgaacagtgcgagtgaattttaattcactcgcactgttcacgtgaatagtgttagtttttttaaaaaaaacagtgcaATGAATtataaattcactcgcactgctcattgaatagttttttttaataattacgagaaaaaaaaacagtgctaTGAATtataaattcactcgcacttttttaagtgaacagttttttttataaaaactagttagagtaaattaaattcactcgcattgtcatgtgaacaatatttttttttcttgaaaaactagtgtagagtgaattaaattcactcgcactgtaatctcaattttattcctgataatattttatcgaattttattgcacgctcaaaaaatcatggaaactgtagttcttgtcggatgaattttgtacgtaatggaattgtagatgatttaatggaataataaaaaatattttatataaagtattatttatttcatgatgtaatagtaataattaaatctacagtatttaaatttaaaaccattaatattaataaatatattttttatattttttaattatgttttattttaaaaattagaaggagatcgtttgatgacgtaacatttgcagaatttgattgcaatcccaattttgttcttgatgatatttttacctgatgttgttgcgcgcttaagaaaccatggaaaatatagtccttgttggatagatttcgtacgtgatgaaattgcacgtaatttaatggaataataaaaaatatttgatatcaata
It contains:
- the LOC7495315 gene encoding methylesterase 8, whose product is MGDINNQAAHLVLIHGSSAGAWVWYKVKPMLEAAGHSITALDMSASGVNTKTLEEVRTFDQYNEPLIEFMANLPENEKVVLVGHSLGGLNLAFAMEKFPEKISLAVFVTAILPDTQHQPSYMLEKFIESISGADEEQDTAVVSSTPFQLTPIEDLTLQALLNRPGSMFVESLSKANKFTEDRYGSVPRVYIVCTEDILLSPSLQRYMIEQNEVKEVMEIPADHMAVFSKPKELSQCILELAQKHA